AACAGGTAAAAACTTTGTAGCGAGAAATTATTGCGACAATTTATACTTTCCGTGGCGATACTCTATTTCAACAAACTTACTTTGGTGGCGCCAAACTGTtatcgcatcatgaaattttttgtGGCACCAAGCTATTACAACAATATAAAGTGCTCCGTTGCAACATCCTAGTGCAACAAAACAGATAGGCGTAGCGAATGAGATATAACGCAACACTATATCTTTAGTGGTGCTAGCATGTGGAAACCGAAAGTGGGTTGTGGTAATAGTCTATTGCAACCGTAAAAAAATACAGGCTTTCGATTACAATATTCAAAACCATACGTATAATATGCAGATTCATaaaattcataattctcatagcaaatATCCATCAAATAAAACTCAAATGTAATTTAGCCATCCTAATTAACTTCGAAGACTAAACTGCCCGTGATCTAGAGTCCAATCCAGCTAGTTCTTTGGATCCTGCAATCAAGAAATAAAAAAAAGTTCTAGTTAATTAGTCGAACATAACATACGTCATACAATTATCCAGCCCCATTGTTAACAACTATCGCCAGTTTAGCTGGACTAATATTGTGTCAGCAAGCATGTAACTAAGGGATCAGAACAACAATACAAGTGTAAATGTCTAAAGCATAACCACAAGTACATCTACTAAAAGCTTCTTTTTTGAGAAAAAAACATTGGTTTAACTTAACAGTGTCGGGCTGAATCACCCAAAGCACAGGCAGCCACAAGGGCTGGTACATCGGCCTCCCATTCCAAATAGTGGTTAGGTTCTAACATCCTACCAAGACTAGCAAGCTCATGAGAGTTTGCCGAGCGACGACATACATTTATTTCATAATAAGAAAACCATAATTTGAGCGGCTACTTGGTATCCTCAATAACAGCAGCATGGGCTGACAAGTCAACCTTATTGATATTAAGTGCTTCCATCAGGAGTTGCGAGTCCGTTTAAAAAACGACTCTCACGACCCCCATATCAGCGGCAAGAGATACTGCATGGGACATTGCAGTGGACTCATCAGCGAAGGCATTACACGCATGCTCATGACATCCTGCTCATGCATACAGAATGGTGCCATTGTCCGATCATACATCTACTAAAAGCTTCTGCTATTGATTTAAGTTAAGACTAGATGTATAGTTTCAGTTAAGTTCATGTCCCTAGCTAGCACATATTCCTTTTTCGTTTAAGTTGTGACTCGATGCAGCAACACATGGTAAAATAGAAGAAGCAGCTAGCTAACTATGAAGACCAATGACGTATAAAATGCAGGTAAACATGAAGAAAAAGCAAAGGTTGTGACTTACCATTGCTTTAAACATTCGAGAATGCCTTGTTGCAGCTTGTATGAGCGCATTTGAAGAAATAGCAGTTGGCCTTGAACCTGGAGTCTTATTAGGACTAGATCTCTGTAAAAGAATATTTTGCAAGTTTGGATTACTATTTTCTTTGTCAACCCTCTTCGTAGGCACCTGCAAATAGAAGTGCACTTTTAGCAATGCAAGTAAGCAACATAAATCTTACAAGGTCGGAAGCATATGACTGTAATCACCTGTTGGGTTCCCATCTGTTGGCTCAATTCTATAAACTTTGCCATCATGTTTCTTTCAAATTCCAGTCTTGATGTTCGCTCCTCTTGCAACAATCTTTCCCTTTCAGCACACTCTTCTTTTAACCTCTCCTCAAGTTGTTCTCTCTCAGCACACTCCAAGTTAATCCTCTCTTGTGTGTTTGCACGTTCAGCTTGTAGTTGATCTTCTAATTCGTTGACCTGCTGGCTGAGCTGAGAGTTTCGCTCCTGGGTGGCTGCTGTAGCATGAGCTTGCTCTTCGATCTGGATACGAAACCTTTCAGAACCAGTTGAAGTTTTGGCCATGTATCCGTACCCACGAGGCTGCGATGACTTGCATTCCAGAGTGTCTTTGTAAGCGGTCTGGAAAATATTGTTTTTCTGCTCACTTGAAAGTGGACCTTCAGTGTCAGTTTCTTTGATTTTAACCTCTTGAAGTGCTTTGTCCTAAAAATGGAAGGAACAATTATAGGTGCAGCATCAATATTGACATTATAAAAGATGAAACAAGAATAACACGGTCCaatgcatgaataatcgcatctgATGATGAAACATGCCGAATGCACATCATTGACTAACTATAGAATAACCAAAAGTCAGTGTACTCACGTAAACTTTCTGGGAATCTGTGTTAGACCATGTTCCATCGTTCGTGTGGGTGAGTTCCCACAGAGCAATACAATCTGGCTCTTCTCCAGTTTCCAAGTTTCTCTGCAAGTAATATACCAATGAGATGCTTGAGACATGACACCATATTTAGCAGCGAGGCATACATATTTAGTTGGACTCATACCTTCTCAAAACTAACTTGCGAGTAAGATTTTAATCCGATTATGTGTTTTGTCTTCTGTTTCTTGCGGTTATCGGCATTCTTTTGGCTGCGATCCTATCAATTCATTGAAACCAAATATAACCAGTGAGACTAGCCGTTTCATCTTCACACATAATAGACAAACTGTGATCTTAGAGATAACCTGAAATTTTGAATCAGTGCCAAAGTACTCAATCATCCATTCCCACTCTTCTGGTTGCAAATCTTCCGGCAGATTAGCCAATCTAGCTgtatctgttttgtatgccttGTAAGTGGAGCTTAGAGTTGATCGCCAACCTCTATATCGCTCTTTCGCAATTTTGAGAACTTTTTGTTCTGTTTCTGGTGTATCTTCCAAGTCCCATCTGTCCTGTAAAGCATACAACAAGTAAATATACATAAGCAGTGCATTATCGATGGTAAAATAAGATAACACATGTGAAAAAGATTGTACGCACTATCATGTCTGCAATAATGAGTCGATGAATGGTAGGGTGAATGTCCGACCACGTCCTCACTCCAATGAGTGGTAACTTTCTTTTCATTACGACTACCACGTCATCCTTGAACGAACGATAGTTCATTCCTACTGTACCACCCAATTTTTCAGAGAATGTAATATTTAGCTTTGCAGATCCATTGGCAAAACGCTTCTTAGATGCTTTAAAACCTTTTAGAACACCTCGCCCTTTCTTCTTCTGTCCACCAGCTTCTACAGCCCAAATCATACAAGAAAAAGTGTATTACTCGGTATTAGATTGTAAGAAATGATGACACAAATGTAAACGAAAGCAAGTACCATCCTGTAGTAGTGCACGGTTGCGGCGAGCATGGGATGGCCATTCAGCAAGGGAACACATGTCATTAGCAGACACTGGAGTGTCAGATTGTTCTGGAGTTCCTGTAAAAGATTTAGTAGCCTTGAAGGTTTAGCTATTTAACCCACACCAAGATTTTATGCATTATAGCAAATGCTAAACAATTTACCAGATCTGGGTTGTCCACGTTGGTTTTTGTATGCCGTTATACTTTCCATCCTTGTTAAGATAACAGAGCCTTTCTTTACTGCACACAAAGACAATCATGGGACTTAGCATTAACAAAGCATTGATGTTCTGCACCATTCAGATAGGTGACTATGAAGTAAGGATGTTGTGTACCAGGAGCATCCTCCGTAAAATTCATCATTGTGCCCTTGTGTAGGTAAACCAGACATAAAATTTTGAGTCAATGTAAGAAGAAACGCAATACATTAAGCAGGCATAAAATCAAATCAGTTTAACTCATATTAAAATTTGAGGCAGCTCAAACTGAATGAAGCTCAAGGTCAAGCTGTAGAACATGCAGAGGATGCACTAAACCTGAACCCTAGGTTCTCTTGACGTACATTATTCAGAAGTATTAAGCATATGTGAATGAACATGAAAGGCGATGTATCAGTGATAGGTTGTTCATGAAAATACTACTCTGAATCAATAGGAAAAAACATTTCCAATGTGACTCATTTAAGACCAAATATCTATTAAAAATCATCTTATAGTAATCTGAATCAAATGCAATGCAGAGGATGACTAAACCTGAATCCTCTGCTCTGTTGACGCACATATATCATCTAATATCTACATAGTGGTGCTCAAACAGCCAGTGGCGTACCGTGACAAGCTATAGGGGGGGCAACTTTTAAGCTGGCAGAAAAATATGCATAAAAACTTATACGAATGACATGATTTCACAAGGTAATCGAACATATGGCAGTCGTCTCATCGGCAGTCGTCGATTTGTCATCTTAACAACACAAGCTTTGTACATACAGAGTACGTCTATACCTTTCAGTTAATGGATCTAATGCTCAAAAAACAATGTAGATAATAATTAAATTGGCAAGAGATGATCCACGGATGGGCTGCACCAAAACGCTTAGTAATTAGTAACAAAATACAGTTTTGGagggggggtcacgacccccttTGGCGTCCACGAGTAAACAGAGCGAACCAGGAGCAGAGATGCCGGAGAGGCCTGCAAGCACGCTGGGGTCGGGTGAGGCAGCAACCAGTGCCTGGCCAGCACGTCACGACGCCGGCGTGCACAGCCGAGACGGCTGCGGCAATGAACTGGGCCGGGAGGCCCCGTCGAGCCCCAGTTCTAGGCCGAGGCGAGCTCCATGGCGGCCAGCCTCCAGGCCAAGGTGAGGCGCTCCGCCGACCCTCCAGGCCGCGAGCGCCTCCGCCGAGCCGGCCAAATCGAGGCGCGATGGGAAAATGCCACTGGCGGCGGCCATGTCCCTTGCCCGGACTTCTTTTCTACGACCAAGCGGCGAGCGAGGAGAGAAGGGGCAGCCCCTCTGAATGGATCGGGATCGAGAGAGCCGCGCATCGAGGAGGAGCTcgcgggggaggggggtttgATCCCGGACGGAGGCGGGCgcagaggagagggaggagggggaGATCGAGGGGACTGGATTTTTTAGCGAGGGAGGAGATCGGGAGGACTAACCTGACGCCGTGCAGCTGCTGTGGTTCGCTCTGTTGACGCCGTCATGACGCCGGCAGCACAGATGAACAGAGACGAGAGCTCAGATCCAATCGCCCGTGAAGACGCCGTGATTTGGCCTACAATTATATATTCGTGGGTTGTTATGAAGGTATTTAGCGGGAAGCTAATTTTTTGGTGGGAACAAAGACGCTAATTTGGGACTTTTAGCGGGAGGTTAAAAAATATTGACGCAAATAACAGTACACCTAAATTAGGTGGTGGGAAAGTCATTCTTTTTGTTTTAAAAAAGTAATTATTTTTGGAGGAAATTTTCCAGATTGTAAATATATTTCGAGATGGAGGGAATACTAATATTTATTAGTAAAAAGTTATATCATGGTGAAAAAAACACCAAATCTGAGAATTGTGAAGGGGCGATTCGACGCCCTCCCCTGTAACATTCTCGTCATTGATATTTGTATAGTCGTCGTCATTTCAGAAAGTCAATTAACGAAAGAAAAAGAGTTTCCCTGTTTATATTGTaaaacaaccatcacatacatCGAAGCAACCGATACAAATGAATGCCACACACACCCAAAGCAAGATACACGAATGCCGGGCACCGACAAACAACCTCAACGACTACCAAGCACCTATAAGATGTGCAAAAAAGGGATTTGCTTAGAGCCGACGGAGACCACCAGCACGAGGAGCGATCATCTTGGAAGATGTGCAACGGACATGCCGGACCGAGGTCTCCAAGACGATGCCTCCAGGAAGGACACGTCCACGAACGTTGCTACCGTCCGATCCGAAGATCAAGTTTTCACCCGAAGTAAGATAGAAGGACTGGGAGGAACACGACGTCCACAGATGCCTTCACCGTCAACCAGTGGACGGACTGGGTAGGTGATGTACCACGCTGCTTCAACCCCTCTGCCGCAACCCCGGTCCGCCAACCACCCACAGCCAATTAGGAAGGTGTTGTTTCATCAATCTACACTTAGGTTGGATATGTCAAAAATTTGTGCCTTGGTGAACTATTGGTCAAAGCAGCAGAAATTTGGCCAGCTCTGAACTACATGTCATAGAGACATCACGCGCCCCTCACTTTAAAACTATTAGGTTATACTCTTGTCTCAAAACATAAGTACTGAGGGGATGGGTTGATGAGATAGTCGATCTACGTTAGTCTCGATCTTTAGATGGGATGATCTCATCATCTTTCATTTTACCGGACAATCCGTCGAGGGTTTGTCCACGCCAGAGTTGGTCCAACATAATTATGTCGCTTTTGTTCAAATGATAAGCATAGAGATTCAACTATGTAAATAAAACAACCCTGCATCGCGACGCCTTTGCCTGTCGGATCCGTCCTACATCGGATCCATACGCAAGGGGGCGAACgagccctgccgccgccgccgctggccgGGCTTCACCTAGTCACACCCTCTA
This sequence is a window from Aegilops tauschii subsp. strangulata cultivar AL8/78 chromosome 7, Aet v6.0, whole genome shotgun sequence. Protein-coding genes within it:
- the LOC109745299 gene encoding uncharacterized protein isoform X2; this translates as MMNFTEDAPVKKGSVILTRMESITAYKNQRGQPRSGTPEQSDTPVSANDMCSLAEWPSHARRNRALLQDAGGQKKKGRGVLKGFKASKKRFANGSAKLNITFSEKLGGTVGMNYRSFKDDVVVVMKRKLPLIGVRTWSDIHPTIHRLIIADMIDRWDLEDTPETEQKVLKIAKERYRGWRSTLSSTYKAYKTDTARLANLPEDLQPEEWEWMIEYFGTDSKFQDRSQKNADNRKKQKTKHIIGLKSYSQVSFEKRNLETGEEPDCIALWELTHTNDGTWSNTDSQKVYDKALQEVKIKETDTEGPLSSEQKNNIFQTAYKDTLECKSSQPRGYGYMAKTSTGSERFRIQIEEQAHATAATQERNSQLSQQVNELEDQLQAERANTQERINLECAEREQLEERLKEECAERERLLQEERTSRLEFERNMMAKFIELSQQMGTQQVPTKRVDKENSNPNLQNILLQRSSPNKTPGSRPTAISSNALIQAATRHSRMFKAMDPKN
- the LOC109745299 gene encoding uncharacterized protein isoform X1, with amino-acid sequence MMNFTEDAPVKKGSVILTRMESITAYKNQRGQPRSGTPEQSDTPVSANDMCSLAEWPSHARRNRALLQDEAGGQKKKGRGVLKGFKASKKRFANGSAKLNITFSEKLGGTVGMNYRSFKDDVVVVMKRKLPLIGVRTWSDIHPTIHRLIIADMIDRWDLEDTPETEQKVLKIAKERYRGWRSTLSSTYKAYKTDTARLANLPEDLQPEEWEWMIEYFGTDSKFQDRSQKNADNRKKQKTKHIIGLKSYSQVSFEKRNLETGEEPDCIALWELTHTNDGTWSNTDSQKVYDKALQEVKIKETDTEGPLSSEQKNNIFQTAYKDTLECKSSQPRGYGYMAKTSTGSERFRIQIEEQAHATAATQERNSQLSQQVNELEDQLQAERANTQERINLECAEREQLEERLKEECAERERLLQEERTSRLEFERNMMAKFIELSQQMGTQQVPTKRVDKENSNPNLQNILLQRSSPNKTPGSRPTAISSNALIQAATRHSRMFKAMDPKN
- the LOC109745299 gene encoding uncharacterized protein isoform X3 — its product is MMNFTEDAPVKKGSVILTRMESITAYKNQRGQPRSGTPEQSDTPVSANDMCSLAEWPSHARRNRALLQDEAGGQKKKGRGVLKGFKASKKRFANGSAKLNITFSEKLGGTVGMNYRSFKDDVVVVMKRKLPLIGVRTWSDIHPTIHRLIIADMIDRWDLEDTPETEQKVLKIAKERYRGWRSTLSSTYKAYKTDTARLANLPEDLQPEEWEWMIEYFGTDSKFQRNLETGEEPDCIALWELTHTNDGTWSNTDSQKVYDKALQEVKIKETDTEGPLSSEQKNNIFQTAYKDTLECKSSQPRGYGYMAKTSTGSERFRIQIEEQAHATAATQERNSQLSQQVNELEDQLQAERANTQERINLECAEREQLEERLKEECAERERLLQEERTSRLEFERNMMAKFIELSQQMGTQQVPTKRVDKENSNPNLQNILLQRSSPNKTPGSRPTAISSNALIQAATRHSRMFKAMDPKN